The following proteins come from a genomic window of Methanosarcina sp. MTP4:
- a CDS encoding HdeD family acid-resistance protein — protein sequence MEQSTAADYGTGYEALEAPWWLVILEGIVAIIIGIFLLYSPGITTIVLLRILAIFWLLGGIISIIGVLFNRDDWFWKLLSGVLSIIAGALVLMYPILSPFVVLALFVIILGVWAVISGAIKIAWGLKGGGWGVGILGVLTLIIGILLLSDPLAGTLALPWLYGLFLVAGGIGALIIGFKMRS from the coding sequence ATGGAACAATCAACTGCTGCTGACTATGGTACAGGGTATGAAGCCCTGGAGGCACCGTGGTGGTTAGTTATCCTGGAAGGAATTGTTGCCATTATTATCGGCATATTCCTCCTGTACAGTCCGGGGATTACCACCATCGTACTCCTGAGGATCCTGGCCATCTTCTGGCTTTTGGGCGGAATTATTTCGATTATAGGGGTGTTGTTTAACAGGGATGATTGGTTCTGGAAGCTGCTTTCGGGTGTCCTGAGCATCATTGCCGGAGCCCTTGTCCTGATGTACCCTATCCTCAGCCCCTTTGTAGTTCTAGCATTATTCGTTATAATTCTTGGAGTATGGGCTGTCATAAGCGGAGCTATCAAAATCGCCTGGGGCCTTAAAGGAGGGGGTTGGGGGGTGGGAATCCTAGGAGTCCTGACCCTGATCATCGGGATACTCCTGCTAAGCGACCCGCTGGCCGGAACCCTGGCTCTGCCGTGGTTATACGGGCTCTTCCTTGTTGCCGGGGGAATCGGGGCACTTATCATAGGATTCAAAATGCGTTCCTGA